A genomic region of Equus caballus isolate H_3958 breed thoroughbred chromosome 1, TB-T2T, whole genome shotgun sequence contains the following coding sequences:
- the FBXL15 gene encoding F-box/LRR-repeat protein 15 isoform X1 has translation MKRQPKEAGSLRLLKGQSEKTLLRTRNRQPMEPPMEPSGGEQEPGAVRLLDLPWEDVLLPHVLSLVPLRQLLRLQRVSRAFRALVQLHLAGLRRFDAAQVGPQIPRAALAWLLRDAEGLQELALAPCHEWLSDEDLVPVLARNPQLRSVALAGCGQLSRRALGALAEGCPRLQRLSLAHCDWVDGLALRGLADRCPALEELDLTACRQLKDEAIVYLAQRRGAGLRSLSLAVNANVGDTAVQELARNCPELEHLDLTGCLRVGSDGVRTLAEYCPALRSLRVRHCHHVAEPSLSRLRKRGVDIDVEPPLHQALVLLQDMAGFAPFVNLQV, from the exons ATGAAGAGGCAG CCCAAGGAGGCGGGTTCGCTGCGGCTGCTCAAAGGCCAAAGCGAGAAGACCTTATTGCGCACGCGCAATAGACAGCCGATGGAGCCACCAATGGAGCCGTCCGGAGGGGAGCAAGAGCCGGGAGCCGTCAG GCTCCTGGACCTGCCCTGGGAAGACGTGCTGCTCCCACATGTCCTGAGCCTGGTGCCGCTGCGCCAGCTGCTCCGGCTGCAGCGCGTCAGCCGGGCCTTCCGGGCACTAGTGCAGCTGCACCTGGCGGGGCTTCGCCGATTTGACGCCGCTCAG GTGGGTCCGCAGATCCCGCGGGCTGCATTGGCCTGGCTGCTGCGGGACGCCGAGGGGCTGCAGGAGCTGGCGCTGGCGCCGTGTCACGAATGGCTGTCGGACGAGGATCTGGTGCCGGTGCTGGCACGGAATCCGCAGCTGCGGAGTGTGGCGCTGGCAGGCTGCGGGCAACTGAGCCGCCGCGCGCTGGGGGCGCTAGCCGAGGGCTGCCCCCGCCTGCAGCGCCTGTCGCTCGCACACTGTGACTGGGTAGACGGGCTGGCGCTGCGGGGCCTTGCCGACCGCTGTCCGGCCCTTGAGGAACTGGACCTCACCGCCTGCCGTCAGCTCAAGGATGAGGCCATCGTGTACCTGGCGCAGAGGCGCGGCGCGGGCCTCCGCAGCCTCTCGCTGGCGGtcaatgccaatgtgggggacaCCGCTGTCCAGGAATTGGCTCGGAACTGCCCAGAACTCGAGCACCTCGACCTAACCGGCTGCCTCCGCGTCGGAAGCGACGGCGTCAG gacaCTGGCCGAGTACTGCCCAGCGCTGCGCTCACTGCGGGTGCGGCACTGCCACCATGTGGCCGAGCCCAGCCTGAGCCGCTTGCGGAAGCGCGGCGTGGACATCGACGTGGAGCCGCCACTGCATCAGGCCCTGGTGCTGCTGCAGGACATGGCCGGCTTTGCACCCTTTGTCAACCTGCAGGTCTGA
- the FBXL15 gene encoding F-box/LRR-repeat protein 15 isoform X2, which yields MEPPMEPSGGEQEPGAVRLLDLPWEDVLLPHVLSLVPLRQLLRLQRVSRAFRALVQLHLAGLRRFDAAQVGPQIPRAALAWLLRDAEGLQELALAPCHEWLSDEDLVPVLARNPQLRSVALAGCGQLSRRALGALAEGCPRLQRLSLAHCDWVDGLALRGLADRCPALEELDLTACRQLKDEAIVYLAQRRGAGLRSLSLAVNANVGDTAVQELARNCPELEHLDLTGCLRVGSDGVRTLAEYCPALRSLRVRHCHHVAEPSLSRLRKRGVDIDVEPPLHQALVLLQDMAGFAPFVNLQV from the exons ATGGAGCCACCAATGGAGCCGTCCGGAGGGGAGCAAGAGCCGGGAGCCGTCAG GCTCCTGGACCTGCCCTGGGAAGACGTGCTGCTCCCACATGTCCTGAGCCTGGTGCCGCTGCGCCAGCTGCTCCGGCTGCAGCGCGTCAGCCGGGCCTTCCGGGCACTAGTGCAGCTGCACCTGGCGGGGCTTCGCCGATTTGACGCCGCTCAG GTGGGTCCGCAGATCCCGCGGGCTGCATTGGCCTGGCTGCTGCGGGACGCCGAGGGGCTGCAGGAGCTGGCGCTGGCGCCGTGTCACGAATGGCTGTCGGACGAGGATCTGGTGCCGGTGCTGGCACGGAATCCGCAGCTGCGGAGTGTGGCGCTGGCAGGCTGCGGGCAACTGAGCCGCCGCGCGCTGGGGGCGCTAGCCGAGGGCTGCCCCCGCCTGCAGCGCCTGTCGCTCGCACACTGTGACTGGGTAGACGGGCTGGCGCTGCGGGGCCTTGCCGACCGCTGTCCGGCCCTTGAGGAACTGGACCTCACCGCCTGCCGTCAGCTCAAGGATGAGGCCATCGTGTACCTGGCGCAGAGGCGCGGCGCGGGCCTCCGCAGCCTCTCGCTGGCGGtcaatgccaatgtgggggacaCCGCTGTCCAGGAATTGGCTCGGAACTGCCCAGAACTCGAGCACCTCGACCTAACCGGCTGCCTCCGCGTCGGAAGCGACGGCGTCAG gacaCTGGCCGAGTACTGCCCAGCGCTGCGCTCACTGCGGGTGCGGCACTGCCACCATGTGGCCGAGCCCAGCCTGAGCCGCTTGCGGAAGCGCGGCGTGGACATCGACGTGGAGCCGCCACTGCATCAGGCCCTGGTGCTGCTGCAGGACATGGCCGGCTTTGCACCCTTTGTCAACCTGCAGGTCTGA
- the CUEDC2 gene encoding CUE domain-containing protein 2, with amino-acid sequence MELERIVSAALLAFVQTHLPEADLSGLDEVIFSYVLGVLEDLGPSGPSEENFDMEAFTEMMEAYVPGFAHIPRVTIGDMMQKLSGQLSGARNKENLQPQSSEVQGQVLISPEPLQRPEKLKEETRSSPTAAGDTQDEAAGTEEELLPGVDVLLEVFPTCSVEQAQWVLAKARGDLEEAVQMLVEGKEEGPPAWDGPNQDLPRRLRGPQKDELKSFILQKYMMVDSAEDQKIHRPMAPREAPKKLIRYIDNQVVSTKGERFKDVRNPEAEEMKATYINLKPARKYRFH; translated from the exons atgGAGCTGGAGAGGATTGTCAGTGCAGCCCTCCTTGCCTTTGTCCAGACGCACCTCCCAGAGGCTGACCTCAG CGGCTTGGATGAGGTCATCTTCTCCTATGTGCTCGGGGTCCTGGAGGACCTGGGCCCCTCAGGCCCGTCAGAGGAGAACTTCGATATGGAGGCCTTCACAGAGATGATGGAAGCCTACGTGCCTGGTTTCGCCCACATCCCAAG GGTTACAATAGGGGACATGATGCAGAAGCTCTCAGGGCAGTTGAGTGGTGCGAGGAACAAAG AGAACCTGCAACCGCAGAGCTCTGAGGTCCAAGGTCAGGTGCTCatctccccagagcccctgcaGCGGCCCGAAAAGCTCAAAGAAGAGACTAGGTCTTCTCCTACTGCTGCTGGGGATACTCAAGATGAG GCAGCCGGCACCGAGGAGGAGCTGCTGCCAGGGGTGGATGTACTCCTGGAGGTGTTCCCTACCTGTTCGGTGGAGCAGGCCCAGTGGGTGCTGGCCAAAGCTCGGGGGGACTTGGAAGAAGCTGTGCAGATGCTAGtagaggggaaagaggaagggcCTCCAGCCTGGGATGGCCCCAACCAG GACCTGCCCAGGCGCCTCAGAGGCCCCCAAAAGGATGAACTGAAGTCCTTCATCCTGCAGAA GTACATGATGGTGGATAGTGCAGAGGATCAGAAGATTCACCGGCCCATGGCTCCCAGGGAG GCCCCCAAGAAGCTGATCCGATACATCGACAACCAGGTAGTGAGCACCAAAGGGGAGCGATTCAAAGATGTGCGGAACCCTGAGGCTGAGGAGATGAAGGCCACATATATCAACCTCAAACCGGCCAGAAAGTACCGCTTCCACTGA
- the PSD gene encoding PH and SEC7 domain-containing protein 1, with product MAQGAMRFCSEGDCAISPPRCPRRWLPEGPVPQSPPASMYGSTGSLLRRVAGPGPRGRELGRVTAPCTPLRGPPSPRVAPSPWAPSSPTGQPPPGAQSSVVIFRFVEKASVRPLNGLPSPGGLSRSWDLGGVSPPRPTPALGPGSNRKLRLEASTSDPLPAGRGSALPGSQGLSHGPPGQPQVGADGLYSSLPNGLGGHSEHLATLFRGAADTGLLNQGDTWFSPREVSSHAQRIARAKWEFFYGSLDPPSSGAKPPEQAPPSPPGVGSGQGSGVAVGRAAKYSETDLDTVPLRCYRETDIDEVLAEREEADSAIESQPSSEGPPGTARPPAPRPSPCLGPHSSLGSGNEDEDEAGGEEDVDDEVFEASEGARPGTRMPHPGPLKSPVPFLPGTSPSADGPDSFSCVFEAILESHRAKGTSYTSLASLEALASPGPTQSPFFTFELPPQPPAPRPDPPAPAPLAPLDPDSGTSSAADGPWTQRGEEEEAEAGAKQAPGREPPSPCRSEDSFGLGAAPLGSEPPLSQLVSDSDSELDSTERLALGSTDTLSNGQKADLEAAQRLAKRLYRLDGFRKADVARHLGKNNDFSKLVAGEYLKFFVFTGMTLDQALRVFLKELALMGETQERERVLAHFSQRYFQCNPGALSSEDGAHTLTCALMLLNTDLHGHNIGKRMTCGDFIGNLEGLNEGGDFPRELLKALYSSIKNEKLQWAIDEEELRRSLSELADPNPKVIKRVSGGSGSGSSPFLDLTPEPGAAVYKHGALVRKVHADPDCRKTPRGKRGWKSFHGILKGMILYLQKEEYQPGKALSEAELKNAISIHHALATRASDYSKRPHVFYLRTADWRVFLFQAPSLEQMQSWITRINVVAAMFSAPPFPAAVSSQKKFSRPLLPSAATRLSQEEQVRTHEAKLRAMASELREHRAAQLGKKARGKEAEEQRHKEAYLEFEKSRYGTYATLLRVKLKAGSEELDAVEAALAQAGSTEDGLPPPHSSPSLQPNTSSQPRAQCHGSEARAGAGSGRWKP from the exons ATGGCCCAGGGTGCCATGCGCTTCTGCTCGGAAGGTGACTGTGCCATCTCCCCACCACGATGCCCACGCCGGTGGCTCCCCGAAGGCCCGGTGCCCCAGAGTCCCCCGGCCAGCATGTATGGCAGCACAGGCTCCCTGCTACGGCGGGTGGCAGGTCCAGGTCCCCGAGGCCGGGAACTGGGACGTGTGACGGCACCCTGTACACCCCTGCGTGGCCCCCCCTCACCCCGTGTTGCTCCTTCACCCTGGGCACCCTCTTCACCCACTGGGCAGCCCCCACCAGGGGCCCAGAGCTCTGTGGTCATATTCCGTTTTGTGGAGAAGGCCAGTGTGAGGCCACTGAATGGGCTACCTTCTCCTGGAGGCTTGAGTCGGAGCTGGGACCTGGGTGGGGTCTCTCCTCCCAGGCCCACCCCAGCCCTTGGGCCTGGCTCCAATCGGAAGTTGCGGCTGGAGGCATCCACATCAGACCCGCTCCCAGCAGGAagaggctcagccctgcctgGCAGCCAGGGCCTTTCACATGGTCCACCAGGCCAACCTCAGGTTGGGGCAGATGGCCTTTACTCCTCTCTCCCCAATGGACTGGGGGGCCACTCTGAGCACCTGGCCACGCTATTCCGAGGAGCTGCTGACACTGGACTCCTGAACCAG GGGGACACCTGGTTCTCCCCCCGGGAAGTCTCTTCTCATGCCCAGAGAATTGCTCGAGCCAAATGGGAGTTCTTCTATGGCTCCTTGGACCCCCCCAGCTCAG GTGCTAAGCCCCCAGAGCAGGCCCCCCCATCTCCACCTGGGGTGGGCTCAGGGCAGGGCTCTGGGGTGGCTGTGGGGCGAGCAGCCAAGTACTCCGAGACGGACCTGGACACAGTGCCCCTGAGGTGCTACCGCGAGACCGACATCGATGAGGTGCTGGCTGAGCGGGAGGAGGCTGACTCAGCCATCGAGAGTCAGCCCAGCTCTGAGGGCCCACCTGGCACTGCCCGCCCACCTGCCCCACGTCCAAGCCCATGCCTTGGCCCTCATTCCAGCCTGGGCAGTGGTAATGAGGACGAGGATGAGGCAGGTGGGGAAGAGGATGTGGACGACGAGGTGTTTGAGGCCTCAGAGGGGGCCCG GCCAGGCACCCGAATGCCTCACCCTGGGCCTCTCAAATCGCCTGTGCCCTTTCTACCTGGGACCAGCCCCTCGGCTGATGGGCCTGACTCTTTCAGTTGTGTATTTGAAGCCATCTTGGAGTCACATCGGGCCAAGGGCACCTCCTACACCAGCCTTGCCTCGCTGGAAGCCCTGGCCTCACCTGGCCCAACCCAGAGCCCCTTCTTCACCTTTGAGCTGCCTCCCCAACCCCCTGCCCCCCGGCCTGAcccacctgctcctgccccaCTTGCCCCTCTCGATCCGGATTCTGGTACCAGCTCTGCTGCCGATGGGCCTTGGacacagagaggggaggaagaggaggcagaggctggagccaaGCAAGCCCCCGGGAGGGAGCCCCCTAGTCCCTGCCGCTCAGAGGACAGCTTTGGGCTGGGGGCGGCACCCCTGGGCAG TGAACCACCCCTGAGCCAGCTGGTGTCTGACTCAGACTCAGAGCTGGACAGCACAGAGCGGCTGGCCCTGGGAAGCACAGATACCTTGTCCAATGGGCAGAAAGCAGACCTGGAGGCTGCGCAGCGCCTAGCTAAGAGGCTCTACCGACTAGACGGCTTCAGGAAGGCTGACGTGGCCAGGCACCTCGGCAAGAA CAATGACTTCAGCAAACTTGTGGCTGGCGAGTACCTCAAGTTCTTTGTTTTCACGGGCATGACTCTGGACCAAGCTCTCAG ggtGTTTCTGAAGGAGCTGGCCTTAATGGGTGAGACCCAGGAACGGGAGCGTGTGCTGGCCCACTTCTCCCAGAGATACTTCCAGTGCAATCCTGGAGCCCTGTCCTCAGAGG ACGGTGCGCACACGCTGACCTGCGCCCTCATGCTACTCAACACAGATCTCCACGGCCAC AACATCGGGAAGCGCATGACCTGCGGAGACTTCATCGGGAACTTGGAGGGCCTCAACGAAGGCGGCGACTTCCCCAGGGAGCTGCTCaag gcccTGTACAGCTCCATCAAGAATGAAAAGTTGCAGTGGGCCAT AGACGAGGAGGAGCTGAGACGCTCTCTGTCTGAGTTGGCCGACCCCAACCCCAAGGTCATCAAGAGGGTCAGCGGGGGCAGTGGCAGCGGCTCCAGCCCTTTCCTGGACCTGACTCCTGAGCCTGGGGCTGCAGTCTACAAGCACGGGGCCCTGGTGCGAAAGGTGCACGCAGACCCTGACTGCAGGAAGA CACCTCGGGGCAAGCGGGGCTGGAAGAGCTTCCACGGAATCCTCAAGGGCATGATCCTCTACCTGCAGAAG GAGGAGTACCAGCCCGGGAAGGCGCTATCAGAGGCAGAACTTAAGAACGCCATCAGCATCCACCACGCGCTGGCCACACGTGCCAGCGACTACAGCAAGAGGCCCCATGTCTTCTATCTACGCACAGCTGACTGGCGGGTCTTCCTCTTCCAGGCCCC GAGCCTGGAGCAGATGCAGTCCTGGATCACTCGCATCAATGTGGTGGCTGCCATGTTCTCTGCACCCCCCTTCCCAGCTGCTGTTAGTTCCCAGAAGAAGTTCAGCCGCCCTCTGCTGCCCAGTGCTGCCACTCGCCTCTCCCAG GAGGAGCAGGTGCGGACTCACGAGGCCAAGCTGAGGGCCATGGCAAGTGAGCTGCGGGAGCACCGGGCTGCCCAACTAGGCAAGAAGGCCCGGGGCAAGGAGGCTGAGGAGCAGCGGCACAAGGAGGCCTACCTGGAGTTTGAG AAATCCCGCTATGGCACATACGCAACGCTGCTTCGGGTCAAGCTGAAGgcgggcagtgaagagctggaTGCGGTAGAGGCAGCACTGGCCCAGGCTGGGAGCACGGAGGATGGACTCCCCCCACCTCATTCCAGTCCTTCCCTGCAGCCCAACACCTCCAGCCAGCCCCGGGCTCAGTGTCATGGCTCAGAGGCTCGAGCAGGCGCAGGCAGCGGACGGTGGAAGCCCTGA